The DNA window GTTGGGAAAATCTGACCCGACAGGGAAAATTGTTGTCAGGCAGGCTAGAGGCGTAATATTATTACTTTTGCTTCACATTGGATGAAAACTAGCGACTTACTGGAGCAGAAAAAAGTTACAAAATGCCGCTTTAAGAAATGTGCAGCAATGTCATGCAGGAACTTTGCCATGGGGCTGCTGAGTGATAAAGATCTAGTGGTCAACATTCTTGCCAGTCCAGATCAGAAACAGGTTTGCTCATTTGCTTAGTTTCTTTTCCTGTTTTGGTTAATGACAAAATAGGCTTATTATGCTTTATTCTTAGTCACAGGGTCTTGAAGCGGACACACGCAGAGAGCTCAGTGGGCTGGACATGACCAAGTAGTCTTTTTGCTTTTTCAGTATGAGTTATTTAATGATTACGGAATCACACACTGACTTGACAAATGTCTTCTCTCTAATAGGGTTGATGGAGCCAGACTTGGATTAAACTAAGTACTGTGACACAACATCtgtaaagaagagaggaggagagacgtcAAGAGCAGAAACATCTGTAAATCTCTTAAGAGTTCCCTAATCTGCATATTCATACCACGGGAACCACAGACTGTTTTTGGTTTGACATCTTGTGACTGTCATTGACACAACAGACCAAACTCCTCATAATGGAATCTCTCTCACAACAAGAGTCCATTCTAGATTGTCAGATCTCACAACAAGACTCCATGTTAGAATGTCAGATCTGTTTCAACTATTACAGTTTGTGGCATAGGCCCAAGCTCCTGGACTGCCAGCACACCTGCTGCTCAGTGTGCTTGACCCAGATGAGGATGAGCCAGAGTGAGCTGCGCTGCCCCTGGTGTCGCTGTGTCACCACTTTGCCCCCAGGGGTCTCTGTCTCCCAACTCCTAGATGACCCGGACACTATGGCCATCATCTCTGTCCCATACACACCTGTCTTCATACGGCTGCCGTGTAACGCCTACCTTCCAGTAGAACACCATGAGAGGGCtacagggatggaggaggaacatggaatgagggaaggggaggaaggtAGTTGTAAGAGCGCATTTGGAACCAGGTTCTGCTTAGTGGCTGTTGTGGGATTTGTCCTACTCTTACTTGTGTACATTATACTGCACAGCATGACCTGCAACTCAGAACGGTTCACCATGATATCCTGTGGCTGAAAGActtgatgatgataataataagcTATTTGGGATCTTTATATCTCACTCCCCAAAATTACAGGACATTGTCACAATGCCAACATTCAGGCTATTTCTTAACCACGAATAGTACTGCCATACTGAAATGGTTGCCATACTTTGTATTTCAAATGTGTTCAGATATATTgaatctttatttatttttttcaaataATTTCTCATGTCTTTGTGCAATAGACAGTTAAAAAATTAAACAAATCACCATTATGCTTCTCTGTTGTGATTCACCCAGAAAAgcacaaatcaaatgttattgtcacatacacatttagcagatgttattgcgggtgtagcgaaaggCTTACTTGTGTTAATTCATATGAAAAACATAAAACTGACCCATTTTTAGTGGTCTGTGATTTGTATTTCTTCAAGTCTTCCTTTTCACCTACAGATGATGCTATTTGACTTTTTTAGTGACATTTTAATCTTTAGGTCCCACACAATCAAGACTCTAAATTAATATTTTTAAGATGGAAGAACTGTCagaaaagcaaaaacatttttgccCATCAAGACCTGAATCCAGACCGCTGTCAATACAGGGTTTAATCTAATCATTTCATCACTGGTAAGTCAAGTCTGATCGATTTTCAAGTTTATTTTGACTgttttgctaaccatgtgttagCCAAAATTAGCTAGGCTGGATAGCTTGTAGTCTAGTCACAAGCATGTGTCGCTTGGGTTTCATGTTTTGGGgaagcactttttttttttttaccattaaaAATGCCCCTTTTCTAACATGCCTCTAGCATTGCAGTTGCCGACTAATGTAAGCCTACTATTCCTAATGTGATGAATAGATTGGATAGTGATGATTTATGCTATTAATAAGCACATAGTGGCATTGGCTATATCAGAGACGTTTCTTTCCGTTGCACTGAAAAATATGTCTTTTGTCAAACATTTAATGCAATTATACTACACTTTATAGGACTGGGGAGTAGCAGAATCTTTTTTTAATAATACTCTACTGACATTGATAACAGATCAATAAAAACGACCTCGTCTTGAAAGAAACCATGTAATCTAGGCCGCTTTTGTCAAATGAATGTAGACGGTTTAGCTAAAATGCAACAACTTTTTTTTCccaaccttaacctaattctccaaACCTGCTGTGTAAATTCTCCTAATCTGCCATGAAATGTCAAATATTACATTAATTTGACCACAGCTGGATCCCTTGAAAAGGGGAGATGCAAATTGTACAATATGACATCCATATAAAAAATTTAATcactttatttgtcacgtgccgaatacaacaggttgccttacagtgaaatgcttacttacaagcccttaaccaacaatgcagtatttaagaaaaataagtgttaaagtaTTAACTAaacacgtttaaaaaaaaaaaatatatatatatacatatactgtatgtgtgtatatgaaagagcaacaataaaataacaggctatatacaggggctaccggtacagagtcaatgtgcgggggcacaggttagtcaaggtaatatgtacatgtaggtagaggtaaagtgactatgcatggataataaacagagtagcagcattgTAAAAAtgggaggggggcaatgcaaatagtttctgtagccatttgattagctgttcaggagtcttatggcttgggtgtagaagctgttaagaagtcttTTGGACATCAATTTGGCaatccggtactgcttgccatgcggtagcagagagaacagtctatgactagggtggctggagtctttggcaatttttagtgcattcctctgacaccgcctggtatagaggtcctggatggcaggaagcttggtcccagtgatatactgggccgtagcactaccctctgtagtgccttggggtcggaggccaagcagttgccataccaggcagtgatgcaaccagtcaggatgctctctggtgcagctgtagaactttttgaggatctgaggacccatgccaaaccttttcagtctactgactgtcttggtgtgtttggaccatgatcgtttgttggtgacgtggacaccaaggaacttaactctcaacctgctccactacagcccggtTGATGAGAATGAGGGTGTGCTCGggcctccttttcctgtaattcacaatcatctccattgtcttgatcacgttgagggagaggttgttatcctggcaccacactaccaggtctctgacctccctataggctgtctcatcgttgtccgtgattaggcctaccactgttgtgccatcgcaaacttaatgatggcgttgtagttgtgcttggccatgcagtcatgggtgaacagggagtacaggaggcgaATGAGCACACATTcccgaggggcccccgtgttgaggatcagcgtggcagatgtgttgttacctaccctcaccacctggagtGGCCCATCAGGAATTCCAGGATTCTATTAAGAAGGAATGTGTTCagtcccatggtccttagcttagtgatgaccttttgagggcactatggtgttgaatgctgagctgtagtcaatgcacAGCATTATCACGTACAGTAGGTGTTCTTTTTGTCCAagtggaaagggcagtgtggagtgcaatagagattgcatcatatgtggatctgttgggttggtatacaaattggagtgggtctagggtttccgtgataatggtgtttatgtgagccatgaccagcctttcaaagcacttcatggctacagatgtgagtgctacgggtcggtagtaatttaggcaggttaccttggtgttcttgggcacagggactatggtggtctgcttgaaacatgttggtattacagactcggtcagggacaggttgaaaatgtcagtgaagacacttgccagttggtcagtgcatgctcggagtacacctGCTGGTAATCCATcaggccctgtggccttgtgaatgttgacctgttttaaaggttttactcacatcggctatggagagcgtgatcacacagtcatctggaacagctgatgctctcatgcatgcttcagtgtcgATTGCCtcaagcgagcatagaagttactTCGCTCTTCTGGCAGGGTTGTGTCACTGCGCAGCTCgaggctgtgcttccctttatagactaatagtttgcaagccctgccacatctgacgagcgtcggcgctggtgtagtacgattcaatcttagtcctgtattgacattttgcctgtttgatggttttgtcggagggcatagcgggattgcTTATAAgcgtccaggttagagtcccgctccttgaagcGGAAGCTCTAcccttttagctcagtgcggTTGTTGCCTGtattccatggcttctggttggggtatgtacatacggtcaatgtggggacaacgtcatcgatgcacttattgatgaagccagtgactgatgtagtgtactcctcaatgccatcggaagaatcccagaataTATTCCAGTCcgtgtgctagcaaaacagtcctgtagcttagcatctgtgtCAATTGACCACTTCTGTATATCCTGGAGGAAATTATTTTCCCACAAAACTCCAATGGTAATAACCCAATGATAATTTGATAAGTTTATTCGTAAGAGGAGGGAAAATGTATGGCCATTACAGCATATGACAAAAGCCACAATGGGATATGACAACCTAATTTGTTGACTTGGTTGTTCCAGTCCAACAATAAATGATATCCATATGACATTAAAACACCCATTAAAAAAACCAAATACTTAAGAGCCCTGATTGTATATGTGACCTGAATAAGTGATTTTCTAACATCAGGTGTGCTTCTCATTTGTTTATGTACTGTAGGTTTACCAGCTGACCTCTATCAGGACACCCATGTCAACTGGATTCCCACTGTGAAGAGGAGCAACATCAGTTTCTCCTTCATCTTGATAATTTTCCAAATATGAAAGGAGTGTCGTGGAactttcctctatttaccaaatcatgagcgcAAACCacaacacaagtcagagttagttatcaaaagtccatctttaattatatgagctctatcacaaccctgtgactctcagatcaattcagtgtctatcaatgaattctctgagagccccctctacattgcaactgagatcctttaatagcaaagaacacgcatagtcagacagcatagacataatatatcgttcagctttgtctccttactcaaacccagaactataaaccaatcctccatatcaacaggcatatatcaaattgtcatttagatacaaccaattctaaatacaaccaatcctggacaagctcacggggagcatagaatgattccagacactgccatcctcctctccccgatgggaaaagtagggagagactggcacacagacacagtggggcaaaagatatgtttacacatgatgacaccttgacctctcccctctctgcggcccatgcaacttagtcttgacatagaacagatactgcaacccTGCCACAATATTATACATAAATAACATTcttgatgagaagtaacttaaaaacatatgatgaatataaaacatcttacctatgttaccaaccaaatctgattattccccaacaggAGACATCCCTCAGTTATCTGAGATGGTTGTCATATGCTGTGCTTTGGACAATCTGAATGATTCTGTTGTGTCAGATATGTAGAGGGCACCTTCACCTTGTCGTCATGACTAAACTGCCCcctcaaagtgtgtgtgtgtaatttggAACTTGTAAAAGACTATCGTTTGTATTGTAAACATGCTGTACTTAAATAATATATTGTTGTGTGGGTGAAATGAAAGTATTTTGCTATCTCTTCTTTGCCTAGCCCCATTGAATAAAAAGCATTTCTTATAGCCCAACTATTGTCTTTATTTTACAATTTAAACAATTACATGGTCTATGCTTATTGTTGTGGTAGTCTTAGGCAAACAATCTTCATTATCACAGTGGCACCGCCAACTGCCACTCAGACCTTCTGGGAGAAAAGTATCTGGCATTGAActtggtggtagtagttgtatgTTTGAAGAGAAGGATCCCATCATTTCTTGCTTTGACATTTCACCACCTAGATTACAAGGGTTGGATTTGCACTAAACAATTTCATGTCAGCACAAGGCATGTACCAAATCTAGTATTATGATTAGCCTCATACATTATCTACTGGTATTGTTTTTATATTGAGAACATATATCTGAAAAATGTGCGAGTTAACCTATTCTCTACTTCAGATGCAAAATGTCAAGTGGTGCATTGCAAATTCCCATAAGGTTAATGCCATCGTACTGtagggcagtggttcccaactccggtcccctagtacccccaacagtaccatTTATTGTAGCCCCGGACGAACACCTGATttaacttgtcaactaatcatcaggaTCTCTGAGTTGACTCCGGTGTGTTTGTCcggggctacaacaaaaatgtgtgctggGGGGTACCATTGTTGAAGGCCTATGGTTGAATTGGTGTTGAATGCCATTATCATCTGTGAAATGGGTTCACATCGCTGATTTCCTGAAAATTGTGACAATCAAAACAAATTGGAGAGCTTTTGACTGAACAAAAAGTTATGTTAATTTGTAAATGCAACACAAAAACAGACAAATTAGAGACAGATTCCCTTCCCCTCTTTATTGCAGGATTGTGATCTGTGATTAATCAGCACCAACACTAGTTAATCTTGAATAATAGTTCAGGTTAAACACAACTTCAAAGAAtcaacataataatttcaaagtGTACGAGTACGCGAACTAATATGTAGAGGTTAGACATTTTAGTAACAAGTAGGCTATTACTACTAAAGCATAATTTCAGGGGAACAAAAAAAATGTCAATACCAGGTGGCCAACCTCACTCCACTGATCCATGATCTACTGGGTGAGCAGACATCTGTTCCAGCCCAGCAATAGCACACTTGATTATTAACTAATTAGGTTTGATACATTGAATCAGGAGTGTTAATGCTGGTCTGGAACAGAATCGTGCACACCCAGCAGGGTTGGCCTGCTCCAGTTGTAATAGGTTTATACATTTGTGTGTGACTtttaaactgtatttttttgtttaCATATAATCTCTTGGGAAAGTCATTGGGACCTCTTCATCTGCAGACACAGGACAGGCTGCATTATACTACAATTAGACGGCCCTGAATATTATGTTGCTATATATCTCTGTCTTCAGTTTTTCTCACCTAGGGACAGGAACTGGAGAATATTTTCATAATGTCCTCCCACAAACGTACATGCTCTATCCTGAGGAGCCTACTCTCCCTTCTCTGACAGCTGGAACTTCTCTGACAGCGAATATTACATGAGCAGCTAATTTGAGTTCGTTTCTGCAGCAAGCGAGCTAAAAATACATTGTTTTTGATCATTTCAAAATATATTTACTTACTAGCAAGatggtgccgacagagatggtcgcctcgcttcacGTCCGTAGGACATTATGCAGTAATTTGTTTGtttctctgtttcatggaaacatggttcactcgggatatgttgtcagagcCATCGGGTTTCTtaatgcatcgcgccgacagaaactaacatctctctggtaagaagggcGAGAGTGTATgcctcatgattaacgactcatggtgtaagcATAACAACTTACAGGTACTCAAGTACTTTTTTTCACCTGACCTAGAAATCCTTACAATCACATGCCGACTGCATTATCTTCCAAGAAATGTCTCTttgattatagtcacagccgtgtatatccctcCCCAAGCATATACCTCGActgccctgaaagaacttcactggactataTGTAAACTGAAAACCATATATCCCGAGGGTGCATTTATTGTagatggggattttaacaaagctaatttaAGAACAAGGTTACCTAAATTCTACCAGCACATTGATTGTTGTACCCGCTCGAGCAAAATGttggaccactgctactctaacttctgcgatgcatacaaggccctccctttggtaaatctgaccatgactccatcttgttgctcccctcctataggcagaaactaaaacaggttGCGCCCGTGCTTAGGtctatccaacgctggtctgaccaatcggattgctcgcttcaagattgcttcgatctcGTGGactatgttccgggtagcctcagacaacaacatcgAAATATatgctgactcggtgagtgagtttattaggaagtgcattggagatgttgtacccactgtgactattaaaaccttccctaaccagaaaccgtggattaatGGCAGCATTTGCTCAAAACtaaaagcacgaaccactgcatttatcttcttcgagatagggtgcgctcttttaatttttggatattttgtcacgaaaagatgctcaactatgcatgtaattgacagctttggaaagaaaaatctctgacgtttccaaaactgcaaagatattatctgtgagtgccccagaactaatgctacaggcgaaaccaagatgaagtttcatacaggaaatgccccagattctgaagacgctgtgttccaatgtctccttatatggctgtgaatgcgccaggaatgagcctgcactttctgtcgtttctccaaggtgtctgcagcattgagacgtatttgtaggcatatcattggaagattgaccataagagactacatttaccaggtgtccgcccggtgtcctgtgtcgaaattattgcgtaatctttaGGTCCATGcgccgttccatttcttcagaagagaaagtaaactgccacgatggatttatcatctatagatatgtgaaaaacaccttgaggattgattctaaacatcggtttgccatgtttctgtcgatattatggagttcatttggaaaaagttcgcgttttaattacttaattttcgttttttttcttacccaaatgtgatgaagaaaacggagcgatttgtcaacacaaataatctttttgtaaaaactgaacatttgctatctaactgagcgtctcctcattgaaaacatctgaagttcttcaaaggtaaatgattttatttgaatgtttttctggtttttgtgaaaatgttgcatgctgaatgtcaggcataatcctatgctaggctatcaatactgttacacaaatgcttgttttgctatggttgagaagcatgtttttgaaaatctgagatgacagtgttgttaacaaaaggctaagcttgagagcaaataga is part of the Oncorhynchus keta strain PuntledgeMale-10-30-2019 chromosome 15, Oket_V2, whole genome shotgun sequence genome and encodes:
- the LOC118394676 gene encoding E3 ubiquitin-protein ligase RNF152-like, with amino-acid sequence MESLSQQESILDCQISQQDSMLECQICFNYYSLWHRPKLLDCQHTCCSVCLTQMRMSQSELRCPWCRCVTTLPPGVSVSQLLDDPDTMAIISVPYTPVFIRLPCNAYLPVEHHERATGMEEEHGMREGEEGLPADLYQDTHVNWIPTVKRSNISFSFILIIFQI